The region TATTACTCTTTTGCGCCCTTTATATTTGAACAACAAGGTTTAAGCCCAACAGTATATGGATACAGTGGTATTGTACTGGCGGTTGGTTCTTTTATAGGAAGCTCTCTAAACAAAAAATTATTAGAAAAAGGATATTTACCTATTACTTTAATGAAGATCGCAGCCACTATAGCTATCGTTAATGCTTTAGTATTAATACTAATAGGGAACACTCTTTACTTTCTAATCCCAATGGTATTTATTGTAACTGCATTTGGGATAGCTATTCCTAATATCCTTAGTCAAGCCTTACTACAGTACAAATCATCGATAGGTACAGCTAGTGCTTTATTCGGGTTATTATATTATATCTTGATTGGTACTGGTCTATACATTAGTAGTACTATGCCTAGTATCACTGTCGTAATGATTAATTTTGCTACTATAGCGATCTTAGTTTCACTACTTATTAAAAGCAAAAAGACGACTTTATAGCCTTGCTATAAAGTCGTCTTTTTCTTTCTTAATTCTTCTTGACATACCCCATTCCTCTAGAAACAGGCCATACTTCTTTAAATCCATAATGCTCATATAACTTATAAGCTTCACCATCTGCAATTAAGTTTACATAGCATGACTCAGGCAGATTATCATTAATAAATTCTGTCAATGTGGTCATTACTAACTTACCTAATCCTTGTCCTTGGTACTCTGGTAATACACAAATATCCACAACCTGACAATGACATCCACCATCACCTACTAATCTTCCCATACCCACAAACCTATTATTATTCTCTGTATCTAGTATTGATACGCAGCACAGAGAATTCGCAAGACCAATAACCGCAGCCATAATTCTCTTTTCAGATAAACCACAAGTAAGGCGCATCTGTATATAATCTTCTGGTTCTATTATATCATAAGAAACTTTATATCGCATAAATACTATTTTATTTAATTATAAATATTCACAAATATATTATGGTATGAATTCTATACCAAACAGTTTATATAATATCTGATAACTTGTCGCAATACTAGGACATAATCCACTTTTGTTATGGCATATAGCATAAACAATAAAGGCAACTTGTTTCAAGCTGCCTTTATTAAATTATTTATCTTCTGACTGATTTTCTTTTTGATCTTTTGTCAATAGACTTAATTCTACTTGTTCTACAGAGTTGCGATACATCTTAAGTATCTTACCCTCATAATCATCAAGTCTGATAACATCTCCCACATTAAACTCATCATTAGCACATTCCTCACTAATCAAACCTGCTAAGGTATCATAGTGCTCACTCTCTTCAAACTTAATAGGTAGTAATCTATTGATGTCTGAAAGGTTATAATGTGCACTCACAACATACCTACCTTCTCCAATATTTACAACTACAGGTTCTTCGTTATCGTACTCGTCTTGAATCTCTCCTACAAGTTCTTCTAATATATCTTCCATCGTAACAATTCCCGTAAACTCTCCTACTTCATTAGTCGCTATCGCCATTTGTAAGTGTTTAGCTTGAAACTGCTTAAGTACATTTTTAATAAGTGTATTTTCCGAAATATAAATTGGCTCACGTAATAAAGAAGCTAAAGAAGCATTAGTTTTATCCTGAATCATTGCTTTCATCAAATCCTTCGTATAGATTACCCCCTTAATATTGTCTAAATTATCTTCATATACTGGAAAACGTGAATAACCTTCATTAATAGCATAATCGATAGCTTCTAATACGCTAGTGTTAATTTCTATAGCAGAAACATTTTTACGTAAGCTTTGAATATTATTCACTCTTCTATCATCAAAATCAAAGACATTTTGGATTAATACTCTTTCAGTTTCTTCGATTGCTCCACCTTCTTGACTTTCCGTAATAATCATTTTTAACTCTTCCTCCGTATGAATATCTGCACCATGTATTGGACTTATACCCATTAAGCGCAATATCCCGTTAGCTAAACCATTCATTAACCAAATAATTGGTCTAAAAACAAAATAGAAAATACGCAAAGGCCATGCTACTGTAAAAGTTGTCTTTGTCGGAAAGTGAATTGCTAATGACTTAGGTGCTAACTCACCAAAAACAATGTGCAAAATCGTAATAATAGCAAATGCTAATGGAAAAGATATGTTTTTCGCAACACTGTACCATTCTGGTCCAGTAAATCCAAAAAACTCAAATAAATACATAATAACTGGGGTTAAAGAACTCTCTCCTACCCACCCTAAACCAAGTGATGCTAATGTAATTCCTAATTGAGTAGCAGCTAAATAAGCATCTAAGTTCCCTACAATGCCTTTTGCTATTACAGCTACCTTTGAATTTAATTCTTGATGAACTTCTATTTGTGAGGTACGGACTTTAACTATTGCAAATTCCGCAGCAACAAAAAAACCGTTCAAAAAAACTAAAAATAATGTAAGTAACAATTTACCTACTGAAATCTCTTCGTGTACAATGTTAGAGCCAGCTAACATTGTAATGATCTGGGCGTATGTATCCATTTTATGAATTAAAAAAAGCCAATGTTAAATCTTTTTAATGGCTTAAGAATTATATCCTTGCAATATAAATCTCATATCAAAAATAATAATTAATTTGATACATTATATATCATTATCACTAATTTTTAAAAAATATTAAAATACTTATAAAAATAGCTTCACTACTTCAGTTTTTATCACATAAAATGAAGTGTACTCATCATAATTATAAGAATCTCTACTTTTGACTAAATTCTACATAGAGTCTTTATCAAAATGAAAGGGCAATATATTCATCAAAGATGGAGAATAACATACTTTCCCTTCAACTCCCATAAAATACATCTCAATTGGAGCGTCCTGTTTTACCTCGTATTCCAAAATACTTTGTCTACAAGCTCCACAAGGAGGTATTGGGCTATTAGTCAATTTTAAATCAGATGAAGCTGTAATAGCCATCTTTACTATTCTTTTACCAGGATAATTAGCACCAACATAAAAAATAGCTGTTCTCTCAGCACAAAGACCTGATGGGAAGGCTGCATTTTCTTGATTAGACCCCACCACAACAGTACCATCTTCTAACAATATAGCAGCACCTACTCTAAACTTAGAATATGGAGCATAAGCTTGTTTGCGAACTTCAATAGCTCTATTCATTAAATCCTGGTCAGATGGTGCTAATTCAGCTAGTGAATCATATTCCAAAAAAGTTGTAACGATTTCAATTTTTTTCATAATCCTTGACAATTAGAGATAAAAAATCCAAACACATCGTTTGGGATGGTTTGGATTCTTATACAAATATACTATTTTTTTTAACCCGAAATACGCAATAGACAGATAAACGAAAAGTTATTATACAAAAAAATCTGAATTAGTGATTCAACTATATTTTAGTATAGTTTTAGAGCTAATAAAAGAGCTATGAAGCAAAATTACTTTGTAATATTTTAACTAATGCGGATTTGGATTTTAACCTCTTGGATAAGTTTTTCTTCCTAAATCAAATGTTAGTGAGAATCTCAACGTATTTTCCATAGGGTTATTAATTTTCGAAGTTGAAAACAAGTATGATAAGTCAATTGTCATCATACTGTATTTAAACCCTGCTCCAAGAGTTGCATATTGTCTTGCTCCTTTTTCTGGACTTTCATGGAAGTAACCAGTTCGAAACGCAAACTTATTATCATACCAATATTCCGCACCCAAAGACCAAGCAATTTCTTTCATCTCTTCACTAAATCCATTAGGAGCATCTCCAAATGATTTGAACACTCCTTTAAACCAACTAATATCATTATACTTTAAAACCTCTTCAGAATCTGTTCTATCTTTTGGAGGAGTAGGCACAAGTAGTTTATTAATCTCCGCACCCACTGTCAAGGTATTTTGGTTGTCTATAATAAAATCAAAACTACCTCCTAACTTTAAATTTGCTGGCAAAAAAGAACCAAACTGATCATCCTCGTACTTAATTTTAGGTCCTAAATTTTGGATATTAAAACCTGCTCTCCATCGACCATCAAATCCGTTAAAACGCATCATATCAGACTCATAAAATCCCGAAATATCAACTGCGACTTGACTAGCCATTGAATTAGACCCGTCTGTTTCAGGCATGCGTAGATTGGAATTTATAAAACGTCCTGTTACCGCCATACCAAAACGATCACTTAATTTTAGTGAATACGAGATATCTACAGCAAATTCATTTGGTTTCTTGATAACACCGTTAGATTGATAATCTGATCTAAACTCCATATCACCCATTCCAAAATAGCGCAAACTACCTCCTATAGCACTTCTTTCATTAAACTTATTATAGTAAGTCAACTGGCCTAAAGCCATATCATTACTAACCTTAGACATATAAGGGCTATAGTTTAAAGAGAAGCCTTGTGATTGAGTTGCAAACGCATATTTCGCAGCATTATGTTGCTGTGAAAACACATCACTAGAGGTTCCTACCCCCATATCTCCCATACCAGAAGATCTAGCATCTCCAGATATCAATAGAAATGGAACACCTGTTGTTATAGGTCTAACCACATTTTGAGCATTAATATACTGTCCTGCTAATACAGTAAGGAATAAGGCCGTAACTTTTCTCATCTTTAATTATTTAAGATTCACAAATATAAGCTTTTTAACATTTCTAAAACAATCACTCTTTTATTTTAAATATCACTCTTAGACATTTAAATACAGCAAAGCATGCTTTATACGAACTAATCAAATAGATACTAGAAACTCTATCTATTGAATTATAATAATATTTACGTATGGTAAACTTAATATATTTAATTCTACCAAACTCATAGAAATCATACTACAAATCAAACAAAATCAAACCATTATTACATAATTTAAATATTTCATACTATAAATAATCGTTCCAAAATATAAAAAGACATAAAAACATATAATTTACAGCCTAACATTTTTCTTTTTAAACCAAATGAGACTCTTTAATTTTTCTATCAAAAATTAAACTCCTTAACCCTATAATCACGATAGATTATTAAGCGACAAGTAATAATACTGGATAGATCTGAATTAGTGATAAAAAAATAGTTACAAAGCTAATGAAAGACTATGAGGTAGAAGAACTATGAATATTTGGTTAATGACAATTCTAGATAATAGGAAACACACATACAAAGGTTCCTCAATTCAACTTACTTTTTTTAAACAAAACGAAATTACAAATCTATTTATTACTTTTATTTACTAGAAACTATCTTACCTTTGAGTAAATCCATTTACATTTGCAAAAGAATAGAATATTGCATACAATTATTTTAGACTAAAGCAATACAGTATACTTTTAAACGTTATAAAAGTAATTGCTTATTAAAAAATAAAAAATATTGATACTTTTTCGATTAAATGAAAGTATTCACATTGCTAATTAAACGTTAATTATTAAATTGCGTACAATTTTATATCCATTTATAACGAGATGAAGATTAAAGAGCTTTTAAACTTTCGACTACTTGCAGGTATATTAATCGCTGCTAGTATTACGAGTTGTGGAAATTCAAACAGTAATGTTTCAACTGCTACAGGTTGGAAAATCAATGATAGTAAAGGTGGTTTCCAATACAACACCAAATACGAACAACGAACTCCCAAAGGAATGGTTGCCGTAGAAGGAGGTACATTTACAATGGGACGTATTCAAGAAGATATTCTTGCAGAATGGAATAACAACCCTAAAGAGATGTATGTACAATCTTTTTATATGGATGAAACAGAGACTACTAATATAATGTATAATGAATATTTATATTGGTTGCGTACTGTATATCCTCAAAACAACGAACTATATCAAGAAATCTATAAAAGTGCTATTCCTGATACAACAGTTTGGAGAGGTCCTTCTGGATTCAACGAATCTCTTATCACGAGCTATTTAAGACATCCTGCCTATGCTAACTATCCTGTAGTGGGAGTTACGTGGGTACAAGCTAATGATTATGCTAAATGGAGAACTGATCGTGTTAACGAATTAGCTCTAGAAAAAGCTGGCTACTTAAAGAAAGATGCAAAAATTATAGATGCTGAATCTGATGCTCACTTTAGTACTGACACATACTTAATATCTCCAGAATCTGTTTATGGAGGTAATTCTGATATTGCTTATAAAGGAAAAGCAAATAAAGCTAAAGAAGGAGATCGCAATCTATATGCTACACAGAACTCAGGATTATTTACATCTCAATTTAGATTACCTACTGAGGCTGAATGGGAATATGCTGCTATCGGATTGATTGGCAATAGAGAGTACAATAATTATAAAGGCCGTAAAAAGTATCCTTGGGATAAAAACAGCAAACGCAAAAAAGGAAAACCAATTGTTCAGAATACTAAATACGCGAACTACAAACAAGGTCGTGGAGACTATGGTGGTATAGCTGGTTGGTCAACTGATAATGGAGATATTACTAATGCAGTAAAATCATATCCTCCTAATGATTTCGGTTTATATGATATGTCTGGTAACGTTGCTGAATGGGTGGCAGATGTTTACGATCCTACGATTGATCAAAACGAAACAGATTTCAATTTCTATAAAGGAAATGTATACTACAAAAATAAAATAGGAGCTGACGGAAAAATAGAAATAACAACGAACGAAACAGTTAAATTCGACACACTTAGCACTGGAAAGTTAAGAGCTAGAAACTTACCTGGACAAGTTGCACAAGAAATATTAGATCCTTCAGTATTCGATGATAATATACAGACTGGTTTAGGAGGTAGAATAAAAGGTGAAGCTCCTACTCCTTTAAAAAGAGCAACTCTTTATGATGAAAAATCACGTGTAATTAAAGGTGGATCTTGGAAAGATAGGGCTTACTGGTTAGACCCTGCTACTAGAAGATTCTTCCCAGAAGATCAAGCTACAGATTATATAGGATTTAGATTAGTAATGACTAAAGTTGGTCCAAAATCTGATAAACGCAAAACAAAGAATTAACATTATTTAAAATATTCTTTTTCAAAAGCCCTAATTGCATTAGGGCTTTTTTTTATACTTTTGATCTATGGATATTACAGAACTTTACCAATGTTTTTTACAGTGTGATGGTGTATCAACGGATACGAGAAGCATACAGCCTAATTCACTTTTTTTTGCATTAAAAGGAGACTCTTTTGATGCTAATCTATTTGCTCAAGAAGCTTTAAATAATGGAGCTGCTTATGTCGTTATGGACAACAAAAAGTTGGTAACTGATCCAACTAAAATGTTATATGTTGCAGATTCCCTAGGAGCTTTACAACAATTAGCAAAACACCATAGACAACAATTAGGCTTACCTATTATAGCCCTGACAGGTAGTAATGGCAAAACCACTTCTAAAGAACTTATCGCTGCTGTACTTAGCAAAAAGTATAAGATAGCTGCTACCAAGGGAAATCTAAATAACCATATTGGTGTTCCTTTAACATTATTGTCTATATCTGAAGATACAGACTTGGGAATTATAGAAATGGGAGCTAATCACAAACAAGAAATAGCAATGTTATGTGAAATTGCAGATCCTGATTTTGGGTACATTACTAACTTTGGAAAAGCGCACTTAGATGGCTTCGGAGGTTTTGAAGGTGTTATTAAAGCTAAAAGCGAACTATATGACTACCTAGAAGACAATCATAAAACGGCGTTTGTAAATATAGATGATCCTCGACAAGATGCTAAAACAATTACTTTTAATCGCTTTACTTTTGGTAGTGACGATTCAGCAGATATAGTAATTGATAAATTAGAAGCACAACCTAATGCCACTGTTTATTACAAAGGTGAGAGTATTAACTCTAATCTTACAGGTATATATAATGCTACTAATATTGCTGCTGCTCTGACTATTGGTGATTTTTTCAATGTTGAACTACATGATATTAAAAATGCTATTGAGCAATATATCCCTACAAACAATCGATCTCAATGGATTATAAAAGACCAGTCTATGATCCTATTAGATGCATATAATGCTAATCCAAGTAGCATGGATGCAGTACTTACTAACTTTGATCATTTAAAAGATGATAGAGATAAAGTATTCATCCTAGGAGATATGTTAGAACTTGGACAGGAGGGATTAAAAGAACATAAAGATATTATTGAACGAATCGACAAAGTAAATAACAAAACAGCTTACTTTATAGGAAAGGAATTTGCTAAAGCAGCTATAAACACAAATTACAAAAATATCTTTTACTTTGAATCATTTGACCTATTTAAAAAGCACATTCAAGATGTTTCTAATGAAGCCTTCCTAAATAAATTAATTTTAATTAAAGGATCACGAGGGATAGCGTTAGAAAGAGCACTAGAACTTATATAAAAACAAAAAAGAGCTAATTAGCTCTTTTTTATTTTCTATTCACTCAATTCTAATCGAGTAATTAAAGGGTAATGATCTGAATTCTTAAATTCCGAATACGTATTAAAAGACTTTACATGTATACGAGGATCTACGAATACATAATCAATTCGCATAGGATAATAAGAAAAATCATACGTCTTCCCAAATCCTGTACCACCTTCTACGAAAGCATCATTTAAATCCCCTCTAATATTGCGATACACATAAGAATAAGCACTATTATTCATATCACCACAGATAATCTTAGGTATAGAGACATCATTCATGTGGGATTGTATCAACTCCGATTGCACTTGCTGTTCTTTAAATGCCTTTGCGATTCTGTTAACGATCATTTTAGACTTAGCTTCATCTATGCTCTCATGTATATCAGGACTAATACTGATAGATTGAAGGTGTATGCTATAGACACGTATTGTATCTTGTCCTTTTAAAATATCAGCAAAGATCACATTGTTATTTGAACTAGGTAGATTAATCTCTCCCTTATCTAATATTCTATACTTAGAATATATCGCTTGCCCAGTTTTGATCTTATTACCATGTACAGTAATATACTTATATGGGTACTGACTAAATTTGATATTATTATTCTTGGAATACTCTTGAAAACATACTACATCAGGATCATGTAAGTCCACAAACTCTTTTATTTTCTTAGGAATATCTTCATCTGGTATCCAATTAAAAAGATTAAATAAGCGAACATTATAACTCATCAGCGTAAACTCATTATCTCCCAATTCCTCATTTCGTCCAGTAAACTTATAGAACTTATTAATAAACGTAATTCCCAATAATAGTATTAAAACAGACAACCAAATATGCCTTTTAAGTTGCACCAACCAATAGAACAAAAAAGCCAAGTTGATAATTAAAAAGAAAGGTAATATCAGTGTAAACACGGATAAAAGAGGAAATAATTTTGGTGCTAAAAAAGGTAAAAAATATCCTACTAAAGACATTATTGCCACTAGAATATTTGTTCCATACACTATTTTATTAAACCATGATAGGTTCCTCATATCTTATTTATTTCCAGATCTAAATAGAAAATCCTTCTCATCTTTAGTCAAACTTTCATATCCAGATTTACTGATTTTATCTAATATTTTATCTATTTGCTGTTGTCTTGTTTTTCCTTCATTACATACCTCATTCTTCGTATGCTCAACTTTCTTATTGACATAAACTTTCTTAAATTTAGCCCCTTGACTTCGTTTAAATAGATTACTTATCTTATCAAAGATACTACTTAAATCATACCCTTTCTCTAATAATTTTATATAGAGATATCCCATCACTGCTCCTCCTAGATGAGCTAAATGTCCTCCTACATTACTTGTATTTAATTGGATAACATCTAGAACAATGATAAAAACAGCGATATGCCACATCTTTACATTGCCTATTAGTGCTAATCTTACTTGCATCATAGGTGCGTGAACTGCTATTGCTACTAATGGTGCTATCGTAGCTGCTGAGGCTCCTACTAAGACCGCTCCTGTAGTCATAAACTGAGAGCCTATC is a window of Myroides oncorhynchi DNA encoding:
- a CDS encoding GNAT family N-acetyltransferase, which codes for MRYKVSYDIIEPEDYIQMRLTCGLSEKRIMAAVIGLANSLCCVSILDTENNNRFVGMGRLVGDGGCHCQVVDICVLPEYQGQGLGKLVMTTLTEFINDNLPESCYVNLIADGEAYKLYEHYGFKEVWPVSRGMGYVKKN
- a CDS encoding hemolysin family protein; amino-acid sequence: MDTYAQIITMLAGSNIVHEEISVGKLLLTLFLVFLNGFFVAAEFAIVKVRTSQIEVHQELNSKVAVIAKGIVGNLDAYLAATQLGITLASLGLGWVGESSLTPVIMYLFEFFGFTGPEWYSVAKNISFPLAFAIITILHIVFGELAPKSLAIHFPTKTTFTVAWPLRIFYFVFRPIIWLMNGLANGILRLMGISPIHGADIHTEEELKMIITESQEGGAIEETERVLIQNVFDFDDRRVNNIQSLRKNVSAIEINTSVLEAIDYAINEGYSRFPVYEDNLDNIKGVIYTKDLMKAMIQDKTNASLASLLREPIYISENTLIKNVLKQFQAKHLQMAIATNEVGEFTGIVTMEDILEELVGEIQDEYDNEEPVVVNIGEGRYVVSAHYNLSDINRLLPIKFEESEHYDTLAGLISEECANDEFNVGDVIRLDDYEGKILKMYRNSVEQVELSLLTKDQKENQSEDK
- the cdd gene encoding cytidine deaminase, producing the protein MKKIEIVTTFLEYDSLAELAPSDQDLMNRAIEVRKQAYAPYSKFRVGAAILLEDGTVVVGSNQENAAFPSGLCAERTAIFYVGANYPGKRIVKMAITASSDLKLTNSPIPPCGACRQSILEYEVKQDAPIEMYFMGVEGKVCYSPSLMNILPFHFDKDSM
- the porV gene encoding type IX secretion system outer membrane channel protein PorV, with translation MRKVTALFLTVLAGQYINAQNVVRPITTGVPFLLISGDARSSGMGDMGVGTSSDVFSQQHNAAKYAFATQSQGFSLNYSPYMSKVSNDMALGQLTYYNKFNERSAIGGSLRYFGMGDMEFRSDYQSNGVIKKPNEFAVDISYSLKLSDRFGMAVTGRFINSNLRMPETDGSNSMASQVAVDISGFYESDMMRFNGFDGRWRAGFNIQNLGPKIKYEDDQFGSFLPANLKLGGSFDFIIDNQNTLTVGAEINKLLVPTPPKDRTDSEEVLKYNDISWFKGVFKSFGDAPNGFSEEMKEIAWSLGAEYWYDNKFAFRTGYFHESPEKGARQYATLGAGFKYSMMTIDLSYLFSTSKINNPMENTLRFSLTFDLGRKTYPRG
- the gldJ gene encoding gliding motility lipoprotein GldJ produces the protein MKIKELLNFRLLAGILIAASITSCGNSNSNVSTATGWKINDSKGGFQYNTKYEQRTPKGMVAVEGGTFTMGRIQEDILAEWNNNPKEMYVQSFYMDETETTNIMYNEYLYWLRTVYPQNNELYQEIYKSAIPDTTVWRGPSGFNESLITSYLRHPAYANYPVVGVTWVQANDYAKWRTDRVNELALEKAGYLKKDAKIIDAESDAHFSTDTYLISPESVYGGNSDIAYKGKANKAKEGDRNLYATQNSGLFTSQFRLPTEAEWEYAAIGLIGNREYNNYKGRKKYPWDKNSKRKKGKPIVQNTKYANYKQGRGDYGGIAGWSTDNGDITNAVKSYPPNDFGLYDMSGNVAEWVADVYDPTIDQNETDFNFYKGNVYYKNKIGADGKIEITTNETVKFDTLSTGKLRARNLPGQVAQEILDPSVFDDNIQTGLGGRIKGEAPTPLKRATLYDEKSRVIKGGSWKDRAYWLDPATRRFFPEDQATDYIGFRLVMTKVGPKSDKRKTKN
- a CDS encoding UDP-N-acetylmuramoyl-tripeptide--D-alanyl-D-alanine ligase, which produces MDITELYQCFLQCDGVSTDTRSIQPNSLFFALKGDSFDANLFAQEALNNGAAYVVMDNKKLVTDPTKMLYVADSLGALQQLAKHHRQQLGLPIIALTGSNGKTTSKELIAAVLSKKYKIAATKGNLNNHIGVPLTLLSISEDTDLGIIEMGANHKQEIAMLCEIADPDFGYITNFGKAHLDGFGGFEGVIKAKSELYDYLEDNHKTAFVNIDDPRQDAKTITFNRFTFGSDDSADIVIDKLEAQPNATVYYKGESINSNLTGIYNATNIAAALTIGDFFNVELHDIKNAIEQYIPTNNRSQWIIKDQSMILLDAYNANPSSMDAVLTNFDHLKDDRDKVFILGDMLELGQEGLKEHKDIIERIDKVNNKTAYFIGKEFAKAAINTNYKNIFYFESFDLFKKHIQDVSNEAFLNKLILIKGSRGIALERALELI
- a CDS encoding endonuclease/exonuclease/phosphatase family protein → MRNLSWFNKIVYGTNILVAIMSLVGYFLPFLAPKLFPLLSVFTLILPFFLIINLAFLFYWLVQLKRHIWLSVLILLLGITFINKFYKFTGRNEELGDNEFTLMSYNVRLFNLFNWIPDEDIPKKIKEFVDLHDPDVVCFQEYSKNNNIKFSQYPYKYITVHGNKIKTGQAIYSKYRILDKGEINLPSSNNNVIFADILKGQDTIRVYSIHLQSISISPDIHESIDEAKSKMIVNRIAKAFKEQQVQSELIQSHMNDVSIPKIICGDMNNSAYSYVYRNIRGDLNDAFVEGGTGFGKTYDFSYYPMRIDYVFVDPRIHVKSFNTYSEFKNSDHYPLITRLELSE
- a CDS encoding rhomboid family intramembrane serine protease, producing MSKILDDLKYQYRAGGIAQKIIYWNVGIGLVVLILNAFFSAFSSHVLSWLVLNSNLSVLAFKPWTILTYSFIHAGVIHLLFNMIMLFFVNRLFSTFFSEKQFLTLYIFGALFGGIFFVIGSQFMTTGAVLVGASAATIAPLVAIAVHAPMMQVRLALIGNVKMWHIAVFIIVLDVIQLNTSNVGGHLAHLGGAVMGYLYIKLLEKGYDLSSIFDKISNLFKRSQGAKFKKVYVNKKVEHTKNEVCNEGKTRQQQIDKILDKISKSGYESLTKDEKDFLFRSGNK